The following proteins are co-located in the Betta splendens chromosome 9, fBetSpl5.4, whole genome shotgun sequence genome:
- the slc35d2 gene encoding UDP-N-acetylglucosamine/UDP-glucose/GDP-mannose transporter isoform X4, whose translation MCAATAAAAARQDAAEHPAAHRVGSALFYAGSSFLITVVNKTVLTTFRFPSYVCLGIGQMIATLVVLYAAKVSRTVQFPDVDRSVLFKVLPLPLLYVGNHITGLASTKKLSLPMFTVLRKFTILMTMTLEAYVLRRTFSKPLVYSVGTIVLGATIAASADLAFDAQAYAFILLNDAFTAAAGVCTKKKLGVEGLGKYGVLFYNALLIVVPTVLASVFTGDLREAVAFEGWAQATFVLCFLLSCFMGFVLMYSIVLCSYYNSALTTTVVGAIKNVAVAYIGIFVGGDYLFSWTNFLGLSICMLGGLVYSYLTFNNKPPESNAGTSELKLHATQDSKKSAPV comes from the exons ATGtgcgccgccaccgccgccgccgccgcccgccagGACGCCGCCGAACACCCCGCCGCGCACCGGGTCGGCTCCGCGCTGTTCTACGCCGGCAGCTCGTTCCTCATCACCGTGGTGAACAAAACCGTGCTGACGACTTTCAG GTTCCCCTCCTACGTGTGTCTGGGCATCGGTCAG ATGATCGCCACGCTCGTCGTCCTCTACGCCGCCAAAGTGAGCAGGACGGTCCAGTTCCCGGACGTTGACCGGAGCGTTCTGTTCAAA GTCCTCCCGCTCCCGCTGCTGTACGTGGGGAACCACATCACGGGCCTGGCGAGCACCAAGAAACTCAG TTTGCCCATGTTCACAGTCCTACGGAAGTTCACCATATTGATGACCATGACCTTGGAAGCCTACGTCTTAAG GAGGACCTTCTCGAAGCCGCTGGTGTACAGCGTGGGGACCATAGTGCTGGGCGCCACGATCGCCGCCAG cgccgACCTGGCCTTCGACGCGCAGGCGTACGCCTTCATCCTGCTCAACGACGCCTTCACGGCCGCCGCCGGGGTCTGCACCAAGAAGAAGCTGGGCGTCGAG GGCCTGGGGAAGTACGGAGTCTTATTTTACAATGCTCTCCTCATTGTCGTCCCCACTGTCTTGGCCAGTGTGTTCACTGGAGATTTGCGTGAG GCCGTTGCCTTCGAGGGCTGGGCCCAGGCCACGTTCgtcctgtgtttcctgctgtcCTGCTTCATGGG gTTTGTGTTGATGTACTCCATAGTTCTGTGCAGCTACTACAACTCAGCACTCACGACCACGGTGGTCGGGGCGatcaag AACGTGGCTGTGGCCTATATCGGCATCTTTGTGGGTGGAGACTACCTGTTCTCCTGGACCAACTTCCTCGGTCTCAGCATTTG cATGCTGGGAGGACTGGTTTACTCCTACCTCACCTTTAACAACAAACCACCTGAAAGCAACGCAGGGACGTCGGAGCTGAAGCTTCACGCGACACAGGACTCCAAGAAGTCTGCTCCCGTCTAA
- the avp gene encoding vasopressin-neurophysin 2-copeptin, with protein sequence MHSHTCRDPSAPATHARAHPRTHSAVLRERVLPERMLTSGTNVRLCPCAYKWTVERRVSHRLRPSGGAESKAAAMPQSWSPLCVLGLIALGSACYIQNCPRGGKRALPESGIRQCMSCGPGDRGRCFGPGICCGDGLGCLLGSAETARCAEENHLLTPCQAGGRPCGAEGGRCAAAGLCCDSDGCAADADCLADAEAPDVARGPAGGAPAELLLRLLHVATRGRPEY encoded by the exons ATGCACAGTCACACCTGCCGCGACCCTTCCGCGCCCgcgacgcacgcacgcgcgcacccacgcacgcactCCGCCGTCCTTCGGGAGCGCGTGCTCCCGGAGCGCATGCTGACGTCAGGTACGAATGTCCGCTTATGTCCATGTGCTTATAAGTGGACGGTGGAGCGGCGCGTCAGTCACAGGCTGCGTCCATCAGGCGGAGCGGAATCCAAAGCAGCAGCGATGCCTCAGTCCTGGTCCCCGCTGTGCGTCCTGGGACTTATCGCCCTCGGCTCCGCCTGCTACATCCAGAACTGCCCCCGAGGCGGCAAACGAGCGCTGCCGGAGTCCGGGATCAGACAG TGCATGTCTTGCGGCCCCGGGGACAGGGGCCGCTGCTTCGGCCCCGGCATCTGCTGCGGCGACGGCCTCGGCTGCCTGCTGGGCTCCGCGGAGACGGCCCGCTGTGCGGAGGAGAACCACCTCCTCACGCCCTGCCAGGCGGGGGGGCGGCCCTGCGGGGCCGAGGGGGGCCGCTGCGCCGCCGCGGGGCTCTGCTGCGACTCAG ACGGCTGCGCGGCGGACGCCGACTGCCTTGCGGACGCGGAGGCCCCCGACGTGGCGCGCGGCCCCGCGGGCGGCGCCCccgcggagctgctgctgcgtctgctgcacgTGGCGACCAGAGGACGACCTGAATATTGA
- the slc35d2 gene encoding UDP-N-acetylglucosamine/UDP-glucose/GDP-mannose transporter isoform X2: MCAATAAAAARQDAAEHPAAHRVGSALFYAGSSFLITVVNKTVLTTFRFPSYVCLGIGQMIATLVVLYAAKVSRTVQFPDVDRSVLFKVLPLPLLYVGNHITGLASTKKLRFDPFPALPALPALPALTRSLTGAAVFRSLPMFTVLRKFTILMTMTLEAYVLRRTFSKPLVYSVGTIVLGATIAASADLAFDAQAYAFILLNDAFTAAAGVCTKKKLGVEGLGKYGVLFYNALLIVVPTVLASVFTGDLREAVAFEGWAQATFVLCFLLSCFMGFVLMYSIVLCSYYNSALTTTVVGAIKNVAVAYIGIFVGGDYLFSWTNFLGLSICMLGGLVYSYLTFNNKPPESNAGTSELKLHATQDSKKSAPV, from the exons ATGtgcgccgccaccgccgccgccgccgcccgccagGACGCCGCCGAACACCCCGCCGCGCACCGGGTCGGCTCCGCGCTGTTCTACGCCGGCAGCTCGTTCCTCATCACCGTGGTGAACAAAACCGTGCTGACGACTTTCAG GTTCCCCTCCTACGTGTGTCTGGGCATCGGTCAG ATGATCGCCACGCTCGTCGTCCTCTACGCCGCCAAAGTGAGCAGGACGGTCCAGTTCCCGGACGTTGACCGGAGCGTTCTGTTCAAA GTCCTCCCGCTCCCGCTGCTGTACGTGGGGAACCACATCACGGGCCTGGCGAGCACCAAGAAACTCAGGTTTGACCCGTTCCCAGCgctcccagcgctcccagcgctcccagcgctcactcgctcgctcactggagccgctgtcttTCGCAGTTTGCCCATGTTCACAGTCCTACGGAAGTTCACCATATTGATGACCATGACCTTGGAAGCCTACGTCTTAAG GAGGACCTTCTCGAAGCCGCTGGTGTACAGCGTGGGGACCATAGTGCTGGGCGCCACGATCGCCGCCAG cgccgACCTGGCCTTCGACGCGCAGGCGTACGCCTTCATCCTGCTCAACGACGCCTTCACGGCCGCCGCCGGGGTCTGCACCAAGAAGAAGCTGGGCGTCGAG GGCCTGGGGAAGTACGGAGTCTTATTTTACAATGCTCTCCTCATTGTCGTCCCCACTGTCTTGGCCAGTGTGTTCACTGGAGATTTGCGTGAG GCCGTTGCCTTCGAGGGCTGGGCCCAGGCCACGTTCgtcctgtgtttcctgctgtcCTGCTTCATGGG gTTTGTGTTGATGTACTCCATAGTTCTGTGCAGCTACTACAACTCAGCACTCACGACCACGGTGGTCGGGGCGatcaag AACGTGGCTGTGGCCTATATCGGCATCTTTGTGGGTGGAGACTACCTGTTCTCCTGGACCAACTTCCTCGGTCTCAGCATTTG cATGCTGGGAGGACTGGTTTACTCCTACCTCACCTTTAACAACAAACCACCTGAAAGCAACGCAGGGACGTCGGAGCTGAAGCTTCACGCGACACAGGACTCCAAGAAGTCTGCTCCCGTCTAA
- the slc35d2 gene encoding UDP-N-acetylglucosamine/UDP-glucose/GDP-mannose transporter isoform X3 — MCAATAAAAARQDAAEHPAAHRVGSALFYAGSSFLITVVNKTVLTTFRFPSYVCLGIGQMIATLVVLYAAKVSRTVQFPDVDRSVLFKVSVQGLVGAPRFRHVFKAPPCSRQVLPLPLLYVGNHITGLASTKKLSLPMFTVLRKFTILMTMTLEAYVLRRTFSKPLVYSVGTIVLGATIAASADLAFDAQAYAFILLNDAFTAAAGVCTKKKLGVEGLGKYGVLFYNALLIVVPTVLASVFTGDLREAVAFEGWAQATFVLCFLLSCFMGFVLMYSIVLCSYYNSALTTTVVGAIKNVAVAYIGIFVGGDYLFSWTNFLGLSICMLGGLVYSYLTFNNKPPESNAGTSELKLHATQDSKKSAPV, encoded by the exons ATGtgcgccgccaccgccgccgccgccgcccgccagGACGCCGCCGAACACCCCGCCGCGCACCGGGTCGGCTCCGCGCTGTTCTACGCCGGCAGCTCGTTCCTCATCACCGTGGTGAACAAAACCGTGCTGACGACTTTCAG GTTCCCCTCCTACGTGTGTCTGGGCATCGGTCAG ATGATCGCCACGCTCGTCGTCCTCTACGCCGCCAAAGTGAGCAGGACGGTCCAGTTCCCGGACGTTGACCGGAGCGTTCTGTTCAAAGTGAGCGTTCAGGGGCTCGTCGGTGCTCCTCGGTTCCGTCACGTTTTTAAAGCGCCTCCGTGTTCTCGCCAGGTCCTCCCGCTCCCGCTGCTGTACGTGGGGAACCACATCACGGGCCTGGCGAGCACCAAGAAACTCAG TTTGCCCATGTTCACAGTCCTACGGAAGTTCACCATATTGATGACCATGACCTTGGAAGCCTACGTCTTAAG GAGGACCTTCTCGAAGCCGCTGGTGTACAGCGTGGGGACCATAGTGCTGGGCGCCACGATCGCCGCCAG cgccgACCTGGCCTTCGACGCGCAGGCGTACGCCTTCATCCTGCTCAACGACGCCTTCACGGCCGCCGCCGGGGTCTGCACCAAGAAGAAGCTGGGCGTCGAG GGCCTGGGGAAGTACGGAGTCTTATTTTACAATGCTCTCCTCATTGTCGTCCCCACTGTCTTGGCCAGTGTGTTCACTGGAGATTTGCGTGAG GCCGTTGCCTTCGAGGGCTGGGCCCAGGCCACGTTCgtcctgtgtttcctgctgtcCTGCTTCATGGG gTTTGTGTTGATGTACTCCATAGTTCTGTGCAGCTACTACAACTCAGCACTCACGACCACGGTGGTCGGGGCGatcaag AACGTGGCTGTGGCCTATATCGGCATCTTTGTGGGTGGAGACTACCTGTTCTCCTGGACCAACTTCCTCGGTCTCAGCATTTG cATGCTGGGAGGACTGGTTTACTCCTACCTCACCTTTAACAACAAACCACCTGAAAGCAACGCAGGGACGTCGGAGCTGAAGCTTCACGCGACACAGGACTCCAAGAAGTCTGCTCCCGTCTAA
- the ccl27a gene encoding C-C motif chemokine 27a, protein MDLKVVCVVACLCALALAPAEGAIPKCCVRTRSYVSAQLVRNAYRIDIQDSTGPCDIDAVILYVKYRKSPICVNPWGTDKMMKKLDKLKA, encoded by the exons ATGGATCTGAAAGTCGTGTGCGTGGTCGCCTGTCTGTGCGCCTTGGCCCTCGCTCCTGCTGAAG GCGCCATCCCCAAATGCTGCGTCCGAACGAGGTCTTACGTCAGCGCACAACTGGTACGGAACGCGTACAGGATTGACATACAGGACAGCACAGGACCCTGTGACATCGATGCAGTGAT ACTATACGTGAAGTACAGGAAATCGCCAATATGTGTCAATCCCTGGGGGACCGATAAGATGATGAAAAAACTGGACAAGCTCAAAGCGTAA
- the ubox5 gene encoding RING finger protein 37: MVVNLCLPHFSTTIHCNKLCADGYDVTNLLSADPALRRQGFKLEYFLRPPVEVTLKFGFQVELCRVDVELWPWGMDKGQACKKLEISTSSDRLPSQSFDKEVKPQQGKLGQVKDQNEQQPDNKSWQSNGHRWSVQAQQWGEKAPDKPQGVSKCRSHTESCHLQPEFKLVGRCELREETVVCFTRSNFSPRPPFLCPPPPQLASCRQEALWNRGLSSLGAVTQLRVTVPFGGAASALGLKALAVWGQPAGCCPAEEVERIRTVHEASNRRLQPVLFTSPLSQTKQPQRTATPASSSVPEEFLDPLTQEVMALPMLLPCGVSVDNTTLEEYQKREATWGRPPNDPFTGVPFTSSSHALPNPQLKMRIDHFVLQKSVVRRDGTLGRQQNRDNPQASRLLESKTGQTQNSTESDKINTETTTRLQGGPSGHTSHNGNKTSDSLPAQTDKELEGHRHRRQNLSRVSNQSMEEAPDQKQLLPQAKRPRNDADSSCSSHEQRLSASLDEALLSALQGRPSFTSTLSQHRETSADSEPLDRMQLHKSSSEQTCSACSRSVSVYSASASCVYRLACRHLLCHACLRRETQPRPSAAAPRTNRVVCPACRSATPRTDVVRVHY, translated from the exons ATGGTTGTGAATCTCTGTCTGCCACACTTTTCTACAACCATTCATTGCAACAAG CTGTGTGCAGATGGCTATGATGTCACAAACCTCTTGTCAGCTGACCCTGCTCTTCGAAGGCAGGGCTTCAAGCTGGAGTACTTCCTGCGTCCGCCTGTAGAA GTAACCTTGAAGTTTGGCTTCCAGGTGGAGCTCTGCAGGGTGGATGTGGAACTGTGGCCATGGGGTATGGATAAAGGACAAGCCTGCAAAAAACTGGAAATTAGCACTAGTTCTGATCGACTGCCGTCTCAGAGTTTTGATAAAGAAGTAAAGCCACAACAGGGAAAGCTGGGGCAAGTAAAGGACCAAAATGAACAGCAGCCTGACAATAAATCTTGGCAGAGTAATGGCCACCGCTGGAGCGTTCAGGCCCAACAGTGGGGTGAAAAGGCTCCAGATAAGCCTCAAGGAGTTTCCAAATGTCGGTCACACACTGAATCATGTCATCTTCAACCAGAGTTTAAACTTGTAGGTCGTTGTGAGCTTAGGGAAGAGACTGTAGTCTGTTTCACACGCTCAAATTTTAGCCCCCGTCCCCCGTTCCTCTGCCCGCCTCCTCCACAACTCGCAAGCTGTCGGCAAGAAGCGCTGTGGAACCGCGGCCTGTCCTCGTTAGGCGCTGTGACACAACTCCGTGTGACTGTGCCATTCGGTGGAGCAGCGTCTGCCCTGGGGCTCAAGGCGTTGGCAGTGTGGGGACAACCTGCAGGCTGCTGCCCTGCAGAAGAAGTGGAGCGCATCAGGACGGTCCATGAGGCCAGTAACCgacggctgcagcctgtgctttTCACCTCCCCTCTCAGTCAAACAAAACAACCACAGCGAACAGCCACCCCTGCAAG TTCTTCCGTCCCCGAAGAGTTCCTGGACCCCTTAACTCAGGAGGTGATGGCGCTGCCtatgctgctgccatgtggtgtTTCTGTGGACAACACAACCCTGGAGGAATACCAGAAGAGAGAGGCCACGTGGGGCCGACCCCCAAACGACCCCTTCACCGGTGTCCCGTTCACTTCGAGCTCCCACGCGCTTCCAAATCCCCAGCTGAAAATGCGTATTGACCACTTTGTCTTGCAGAAGAGTGTGGTGAGGAGGGATGGGACGTTGGGGAGGCAACAGAATAGGGACAATCCCCAGGCTTCAAGACTTCTAGAATCCAAAACTGGACAGACACAAAACTCGACTGAAAGTGACAAAATAAACACGGAAACGACGACACGGCTTCAAGGCGGTCCATCAGGACATACATCACATAATGGAAATAAGACATCTGACTCGCTGCCTGCTCAAACAGATAAAGAACTAGAGGGACATAGACACAGGAGGCAAAATCTAAGTAGAGTTTCCAACCAGTCAATGGAGGAGGCACCAGATCAGAAGCAACTACTACCTCAAGCAAAAAGACCAAGAAATGATGCAG ATTCTAGCTGCAGCTCTCACGAGCAGCGTCTGTCGGCCAGCCTGGATGAGGCCCTGCTCTCCGCCTTGCAGGGTCGaccctccttcacctccacttTGTCTCAGCACAGAGAGACTTCTGCTGACTCTGAACCGCTGGACAGGATGCAGCTCCATAAGTCTTCAA GTGAGCAGACGTGCTCGGCGTGTTCCCGCTCCGTCTCCGTTTACTCTGCGTCGGCCTCGTGCGTCTACCGCCTCGCCTGCCGTCACCTGCTCTGCCACGCCTGCCTGCGCAGGGAAACGCAACCGCGACCCTCCGCCGCTGCGCCTCGGACCAATCGGGTCGTGTGTCCCGCCTGCCGCAGCGCTACACCACGCACTGACGTCGTGCGTGTGCATTACTGA
- the slc35d2 gene encoding UDP-N-acetylglucosamine/UDP-glucose/GDP-mannose transporter isoform X1, with translation MCAATAAAAARQDAAEHPAAHRVGSALFYAGSSFLITVVNKTVLTTFRFPSYVCLGIGQMIATLVVLYAAKVSRTVQFPDVDRSVLFKVSVQGLVGAPRFRHVFKAPPCSRQVLPLPLLYVGNHITGLASTKKLRFDPFPALPALPALPALTRSLTGAAVFRSLPMFTVLRKFTILMTMTLEAYVLRRTFSKPLVYSVGTIVLGATIAASADLAFDAQAYAFILLNDAFTAAAGVCTKKKLGVEGLGKYGVLFYNALLIVVPTVLASVFTGDLREAVAFEGWAQATFVLCFLLSCFMGFVLMYSIVLCSYYNSALTTTVVGAIKNVAVAYIGIFVGGDYLFSWTNFLGLSICMLGGLVYSYLTFNNKPPESNAGTSELKLHATQDSKKSAPV, from the exons ATGtgcgccgccaccgccgccgccgccgcccgccagGACGCCGCCGAACACCCCGCCGCGCACCGGGTCGGCTCCGCGCTGTTCTACGCCGGCAGCTCGTTCCTCATCACCGTGGTGAACAAAACCGTGCTGACGACTTTCAG GTTCCCCTCCTACGTGTGTCTGGGCATCGGTCAG ATGATCGCCACGCTCGTCGTCCTCTACGCCGCCAAAGTGAGCAGGACGGTCCAGTTCCCGGACGTTGACCGGAGCGTTCTGTTCAAAGTGAGCGTTCAGGGGCTCGTCGGTGCTCCTCGGTTCCGTCACGTTTTTAAAGCGCCTCCGTGTTCTCGCCAGGTCCTCCCGCTCCCGCTGCTGTACGTGGGGAACCACATCACGGGCCTGGCGAGCACCAAGAAACTCAGGTTTGACCCGTTCCCAGCgctcccagcgctcccagcgctcccagcgctcactcgctcgctcactggagccgctgtcttTCGCAGTTTGCCCATGTTCACAGTCCTACGGAAGTTCACCATATTGATGACCATGACCTTGGAAGCCTACGTCTTAAG GAGGACCTTCTCGAAGCCGCTGGTGTACAGCGTGGGGACCATAGTGCTGGGCGCCACGATCGCCGCCAG cgccgACCTGGCCTTCGACGCGCAGGCGTACGCCTTCATCCTGCTCAACGACGCCTTCACGGCCGCCGCCGGGGTCTGCACCAAGAAGAAGCTGGGCGTCGAG GGCCTGGGGAAGTACGGAGTCTTATTTTACAATGCTCTCCTCATTGTCGTCCCCACTGTCTTGGCCAGTGTGTTCACTGGAGATTTGCGTGAG GCCGTTGCCTTCGAGGGCTGGGCCCAGGCCACGTTCgtcctgtgtttcctgctgtcCTGCTTCATGGG gTTTGTGTTGATGTACTCCATAGTTCTGTGCAGCTACTACAACTCAGCACTCACGACCACGGTGGTCGGGGCGatcaag AACGTGGCTGTGGCCTATATCGGCATCTTTGTGGGTGGAGACTACCTGTTCTCCTGGACCAACTTCCTCGGTCTCAGCATTTG cATGCTGGGAGGACTGGTTTACTCCTACCTCACCTTTAACAACAAACCACCTGAAAGCAACGCAGGGACGTCGGAGCTGAAGCTTCACGCGACACAGGACTCCAAGAAGTCTGCTCCCGTCTAA